From Coregonus clupeaformis isolate EN_2021a chromosome 2, ASM2061545v1, whole genome shotgun sequence:
GGCAGTCTGGGGATTTTTTTAAAGCGATAAAGTCCACAAGGTTGTGCTTGACATATTTGTCAATGAAACACTTATATACTATACTAGTATGGTCGATTATATAACACCTGGTTAAACTTGAGGACATCAATGTTCTCTGACTATTTCCTTCGTCTCCCTCCCAATTGGTTTCACATGTGGTCCTGGCTTTCATTGACAGTCCCCAGACAACCATAAATTATAGTCACATTGCAGATGGGGGCactactctcctcccctcttcctgaTGACTCTTGTAACCCAGGGTTTTTTCACCTGAATGCCCTCTTTGTGTTCAGAGCCCTTAAATAGCAGGAGGGACCCTCAGCTTCTGCAGtcccactctcactccctctctcacacttAAGCATCTGGCATAACCATGTGGACTCGGGCTAGCGCACTGCTGCTCCTCGCCTGCTGCCTCTGGGCAGTGGAGGGTCAGAACGAGAACAGCAATGGCAACACAAGGGCAGGCAATGGtggtggtgctgctgctgctgcagagaACAGGAAGAGTGTCTGGGAGGACCCCATCCAGTTCAACAACAAGGCAAAGGACTTGTGCACCATGAGTGTCACCGGCCAGGGAGATGTCACCAGGCTGAGGATATCGTGCCAGGGTGCCGAGAGAACCTACTGGTGCGAGTACACGGGCAAGCCCCAGATGTGCCGTGCCTACAACAACAACCCTCGCCACTATTTCACCCAGATCATGTGGGACCTAAGGAAACTCCAGAACGCCTGCCAGGCACCCAAGGCTATCAAGCCTCAGATGTGCAAGAGGGCACCGGAAGACACCCAGATGTTGTTCTCCGCTTCCTCCACGCCAGAGGCAGCATCAGCAGCCACCCCCCAAAAGCCGGAGAAAGCCCAGGAGCCAACCCAGGTGAAACCAGAGACCCCCAAGGCACCGATCGTCAAGCAGGCTAAGCTAGCCGCAACCAAGCCTGAGGCTAAACCAACAAAACCAGAGCTGGCAAGACCAGAGCAGGCACCTACAAAGCCAGTGCAATCCAGACCTGTGCAGGCAAAACCAGAGCAGGCAAAACCAGCAGCTGCAAAACCAGCAGGATCAAAACCAGCAGGAGCAAAACCAGTCAAGCCAGCAGTGAACAAGACACTGAAAAAGCTTCTGACACCCAAACCAACCACTCCAAAACCAACCAAACCCACTGTCAAGAGCAATGCCAAAAAGATTGCACAAGAGTATTGTTGGCGGTCACTCCAAGGCATCTGTTCCTATGTCATTGGTTGGTTTCAGAACTAATAATGAAGGTGAGTTGAAAAAAGTTGGCTGTTGATATTTTCTGAATTGTAGTTAAAGCATTGTATAATATATCATGATCATTTGATAAGCATTTATATGACAAAGCATGTCTGTCGATCAAATGTCTCTTAAATGAATTTAAATTAAGTTCTATAAAAATGTGACCAGTATGATTTCATGTTTAGGTCAAAGTCTAGTTAGCATTTTACTGAGTAGAAAATGTAAACCTATTCACTATACTAACGTTTTGCTTTCTGTTTCCCAGATTTAGATTCCTTGTGAAGATGACTTCAAAGGTCTGACTAAAGAGGTGCTCAGAGTGGTTTTCCAGAAGAGGACTTTGTTAATAAATGTTGGAAGAGAGCTCTAACACCCTCTTAATGGGAATGATCGTACTGACATTACTGTTAATCAAACATCTTTCCAGCCAGCCATTTCACCATGAGTTGTGAATGTTCCATCGAGACCGATACCAATGAAATAGTAATTCCAAGGGTCACAATGACAACTGAAAGCATCCATACCTGAATGTGTGGATCGGGTATGGACAGATAGTTAAATCCGTCGTCTTTCACATGGTACTCATTTCGTccccattttatttttatttttttacagtttGGTTTTTGTGTCAGAAAGCACTCTACACATTTAGACAAACCTATGGTACCCTATAATGGACTCTCCTAAGGCAGATACGCCATTGGTTTTGCCTTTTTTtgtatgtttgtttatgtgtatgtttgtatCACCATAAACCATGTATTGAATATACTGTGTTGGGGAAAAACATGACAAGGTTTTTGTGTCATTCACATAGTAGAGAGGCATATTCTGCAAACTCTACCACTGGTTCATTGGACTGAAATGTCACAATCAATGTATGAATGTCTGTATATAATGAATAAAGTGTGTTCTTAGTTcttgttagtgtgtctgtgctcCTTACTGGCTTGCTTTAGGTTTAAAGCCTGTCTCCACATTTTTTTAATACCAGTAGGGAAAAAGTCCAAGTGAGCAATATTGGAAACGTTAATGTTTAACTTTGTGTTCAATACTACCCTTTTTGAGGTGCAGTGTCTCTTTTCCCCAGTATGTGACGCTGTTGTATCAACttctttaaaatatttttttttcaatgACTGCTGCTCACTGCACTTTTAATAGACCAGTTTAACCTGTAGAGAAAAGTTCGGAATTATTTTTAGGGGTAATCAAAAATGTTCAGTATGATGGTTTTCACTCGTTTTAAGTGACAATAGACTGGATAGGCTTAATTAAGGACAAAAACCTTTGAAAAGATACCAAAAAATAAACCCAGATACCACCAAATAAACTCGGACAAACTGTGCGCTTTTGCCTATGTCCCACGTTGGTGGAGTGAGGGAGTGGTGGTGGGTGTGTCTGTGCTCTATAAATGCCATATGCGCGTTCTCCAGGTGTCACAACGGGATTTAACCATTTCCATCTTCCCAAATCTACAGGTGAGCTGAAAAAAATAACCCCTGTTATGTTATGTTAAATATTATGCTGTTGTGTTGTGATAGGCTACAGTAGCAATTATTT
This genomic window contains:
- the LOC121535348 gene encoding fibroblast growth factor-binding protein 2-like; its protein translation is MWTRASALLLLACCLWAVEGQNENSNGNTRAGNGGGAAAAAENRKSVWEDPIQFNNKAKDLCTMSVTGQGDVTRLRISCQGAERTYWCEYTGKPQMCRAYNNNPRHYFTQIMWDLRKLQNACQAPKAIKPQMCKRAPEDTQMLFSASSTPEAASAATPQKPEKAQEPTQVKPETPKAPIVKQAKLAATKPEAKPTKPELARPEQAPTKPVQSRPVQAKPEQAKPAAAKPAGSKPAGAKPVKPAVNKTLKKLLTPKPTTPKPTKPTVKSNAKKIAQEYCWRSLQGICSYVIGWFQN